The following coding sequences are from one Pseudonocardia sp. EC080619-01 window:
- a CDS encoding BTAD domain-containing putative transcriptional regulator, whose product MSDDDHCRSSESTLSEPTDGSALHVRVLGAFGLRVGDHSVPLPVDSRRLVAYLAVHPRPQPTAAMAADLWPGVGPAPAARLLDEAVAGVDVPGLLTADDRGRLHLADDVTVDLAEGLLMVRGFSSPEMARTVREIGCPATDLLEADILPSWTAPWIVVERERFRQLRLSALENLSTTLSAADRHDDSVAVARRAVRTAPSRERSRRALVEALLAGGRVADALAEYEEFQRLLRNSVGATPDSELDRLLAPYDSAWPLGPGVHRPVQRWGVGMPGAHRPAQRGRRLAAGSPASGR is encoded by the coding sequence ATGTCCGACGACGATCACTGTCGATCCAGTGAGTCCACGCTGAGCGAGCCCACCGACGGTTCCGCGCTGCACGTCCGCGTCCTGGGGGCGTTCGGGCTGCGGGTCGGCGACCACTCCGTACCGCTGCCCGTCGACTCCCGGCGCCTGGTGGCCTACCTGGCCGTGCACCCGCGCCCGCAGCCGACCGCGGCGATGGCCGCCGACCTGTGGCCCGGCGTCGGGCCCGCCCCGGCGGCCCGGCTGCTGGACGAGGCCGTCGCGGGCGTCGACGTCCCCGGCCTGCTCACCGCCGACGACCGCGGCCGCCTGCACCTCGCCGACGACGTGACCGTCGATCTCGCCGAGGGTCTGCTGATGGTCCGCGGGTTCTCGTCACCGGAGATGGCGCGGACCGTCCGCGAGATCGGCTGCCCGGCGACCGACCTGCTCGAGGCCGACATCCTCCCGTCCTGGACGGCGCCGTGGATCGTGGTCGAGCGGGAGCGGTTCCGGCAGCTGCGGCTCTCCGCGCTGGAGAACCTGTCCACCACGCTGAGCGCCGCCGACCGGCACGACGACTCGGTCGCCGTCGCCCGGCGCGCCGTCCGGACGGCGCCGAGCCGCGAGCGCTCGCGGCGGGCGCTGGTCGAGGCCCTGCTCGCCGGCGGCCGCGTCGCCGACGCCCTCGCCGAGTACGAGGAGTTCCAGCGGCTGCTCCGCAACAGCGTGGGCGCCACCCCGGACTCCGAGCTGGACCGGCTCCTCGCGCCCTACGACTCGGCGTGGCCCCTGGGCCCCGGGGTGCACCGCCCGGTGCAGCGGTGGGGCGTCGGGATGCCGGGCGCACACCGGCCCGCGCAACGCGGGCGCCGGCTCGCGGCGGGCAGCCCCGCCAGCGGCCGCTGA
- a CDS encoding enoyl-CoA hydratase/isomerase family protein encodes MTAEAVRRDGRVLRCRISTGRHGALDGAVMQEVTDALTGLAGQDPADPGAVGAVLVHGDGENFCTGGNVRDFAAAPDRGGYVREVADIFHALQRPLVASPVPTVAAVRGWAAGAGMSVALACDLAVGGRSTRMRPAYPGIGFSPDGGMTWTLPRLVGAARARRILLTDEVLDADALDGLGLLASVVDDDAVDDEAATLAHRLAQGPTAALGRIRGLLGGTWEATLGEQLDAEAASIAACAAGPEGAEGLAAFGEKRRPQFH; translated from the coding sequence GTGACGGCGGAGGCGGTCCGGAGGGACGGGCGCGTCCTGCGCTGCCGGATCTCCACCGGCCGGCACGGGGCGCTCGACGGCGCGGTGATGCAGGAGGTCACCGACGCGCTGACGGGGCTGGCCGGGCAGGACCCGGCCGATCCGGGCGCCGTCGGTGCGGTGCTGGTCCACGGCGACGGGGAGAACTTCTGCACCGGGGGCAACGTCCGTGACTTCGCCGCGGCCCCGGACCGGGGCGGCTACGTGCGCGAGGTCGCCGACATCTTCCACGCGCTGCAGCGCCCGCTCGTCGCGAGCCCGGTCCCGACCGTCGCCGCCGTGCGCGGCTGGGCCGCCGGGGCGGGGATGAGCGTGGCGCTGGCCTGCGACCTCGCCGTCGGCGGGCGGTCGACCCGGATGCGTCCCGCCTACCCGGGGATCGGCTTCTCCCCGGACGGCGGGATGACCTGGACGCTGCCCCGGCTGGTCGGCGCGGCCCGGGCCCGCCGGATCCTGCTGACCGACGAGGTGCTCGACGCCGACGCGCTCGACGGGCTCGGACTGCTCGCCTCGGTCGTCGACGACGACGCGGTCGACGACGAGGCCGCGACCCTCGCGCACCGGCTGGCGCAGGGGCCGACGGCGGCGCTGGGCCGCATCCGGGGACTGCTCGGCGGGACCTGGGAGGCCACCCTCGGCGAGCAGCTCGACGCCGAGGCCGCCTCCATCGCCGCCTGCGCGGCCGGGCCGGAGGGCGCGGAGGGGCTGGCGGCGTTCGGCGAGAAGCGGCGCCCGCAGTTCCACTAG
- the fgd gene encoding glucose-6-phosphate dehydrogenase (coenzyme-F420) yields the protein MNLKIGYKASAEQFGPRDLVEYAVLAEELGLDSVWASDHFLPWRHTGGHAPAALPWIAAVGERTNRVQIGTSVLTPTFRYNVAVLAQEFATMAMLTGGRVALGVGTGEALNEIAVSGREWPEFKERFARLREAVRLMKALWTEDSVSVEGDYYTLVDAMIYDRPEQPVPVYIAAGGPMVARYAGRHGEGFICTSGKGMELYTDKLLPGVQEGADKQGRDASQIDKMIEIKISYDRDPEAARENCRFWAPLSLTPDQKNSVDSSREMERLADELPIEQVTKRWIVASDPDEAVEQIRPYVDAGLNHLVVHGPGDDQRRFLGQFTEDVLPKLRELG from the coding sequence GTGAATCTCAAGATCGGGTACAAGGCGTCGGCCGAGCAGTTCGGCCCGCGCGACCTCGTCGAGTACGCGGTACTCGCCGAGGAGCTGGGCCTGGACAGCGTCTGGGCCTCGGACCACTTCCTGCCGTGGCGGCACACCGGCGGGCACGCCCCCGCCGCGCTGCCGTGGATCGCGGCCGTGGGGGAGCGGACGAACCGGGTGCAGATCGGCACCTCGGTGCTCACCCCCACCTTCCGCTACAACGTCGCGGTGCTCGCCCAGGAGTTCGCGACGATGGCGATGCTGACCGGCGGCCGGGTCGCGCTCGGCGTCGGCACCGGCGAGGCGCTCAACGAGATCGCCGTGTCGGGCCGCGAGTGGCCGGAGTTCAAGGAGCGCTTCGCACGGCTACGCGAGGCGGTCCGGCTGATGAAGGCACTGTGGACCGAGGACAGCGTCAGCGTCGAGGGCGACTACTACACCCTCGTCGACGCGATGATCTACGACCGTCCGGAGCAGCCGGTGCCGGTGTACATCGCCGCCGGTGGGCCGATGGTCGCCCGCTACGCGGGCCGGCACGGCGAGGGCTTCATCTGTACCTCCGGCAAGGGCATGGAGCTCTACACCGACAAGCTGCTGCCCGGTGTCCAGGAGGGCGCCGACAAGCAGGGCCGCGACGCGTCGCAGATCGACAAGATGATCGAGATCAAGATCTCCTACGACCGCGACCCGGAGGCGGCCCGGGAGAACTGCCGGTTCTGGGCCCCGCTGTCGCTGACCCCGGACCAGAAGAACTCGGTCGACTCGTCGCGGGAGATGGAGCGGCTCGCCGACGAGCTTCCCATCGAGCAGGTGACCAAGCGCTGGATCGTGGCGTCCGATCCGGACGAGGCCGTCGAGCAGATCAGGCCCTACGTCGACGCCGGCCTGAACCATCTCGTCGTGCACGGCCCGGGGGACGACCAGCGTCGCTTCCTCGGTCAGTTCACCGAGGACGTCCTGCCGAAGCTGCGGGAGCTCGGGTGA
- the recQ gene encoding DNA helicase RecQ — protein MLRRVFGYDAFRGDQEAIVSHVTGGGDALVLMPTGGGKSLCYQVPALARSGTGVVVSPLIALMQDQVDALRALGVRAGFLNSTQDADERRLTEQEFLAGELDLLYLAPERLRVESTVRLLERGRIALFAIDEAHCVAQWGHDFRPDYLLLSELPKRWPDVPRIALTATATDATRTEIAQRLQLTGARHFVASFDRPNIRYRIAPKNEPRKQLLDLLRSEHPGDAGIVYCLSRKSVEQTAEFLGSQGIAALPYHAGLDAEVRRRNQSRFLRDDGLVMVATIAFGMGIDKPDVRFVAHLDLPKSVEGYYQETGRAGRDGEPSTAWLAYGLADVVQQRKMIDDGEGDAAHKRRLAQHLDAMLALCETTECRRAQLLRYFGERPATEACGNCDTCLTPVSSWDGTVAAQKVLSTVWRLKKERNQEFGAGQVVDILLGKRTPKVDQHRHHELSVFGVGTELTDVAWRNVLRQLVARGLLTVGGTYSTLRFTDDSPAAMRGEQKVMLRTEPERTARSSRSRGGSKPAVEMPAEVAPVFERLRAWRASAAKEQGVPAYVIFHDATLREIATRAPADRAALGTISGIGEGKLARYGDQVIDVLRGGDDG, from the coding sequence GTGCTGCGGCGGGTGTTCGGCTACGACGCGTTCCGCGGTGACCAGGAGGCGATCGTCTCCCACGTCACCGGCGGCGGCGACGCGCTGGTGCTCATGCCCACCGGTGGCGGGAAGTCGCTCTGCTACCAGGTCCCGGCGCTCGCCCGGTCCGGCACCGGCGTCGTCGTCTCGCCGCTGATCGCGCTGATGCAGGACCAGGTGGACGCGCTGCGGGCGCTCGGCGTCCGCGCCGGGTTCCTCAACTCCACCCAGGACGCCGACGAGCGGCGCCTCACCGAGCAGGAGTTCCTCGCCGGCGAGCTGGACCTGCTCTACCTCGCCCCGGAGCGGCTGCGGGTCGAGTCGACCGTGCGCCTGCTCGAGCGCGGCCGGATCGCGCTCTTCGCGATCGACGAGGCGCACTGCGTCGCGCAGTGGGGGCACGACTTCCGGCCCGACTACCTGCTGCTCTCGGAGCTGCCGAAGCGCTGGCCGGACGTGCCGCGGATCGCGCTCACCGCGACCGCCACCGACGCCACCCGCACCGAGATCGCGCAGCGGCTCCAGCTGACCGGGGCGCGGCACTTCGTCGCGAGCTTCGACCGGCCGAACATCCGGTACCGCATCGCGCCGAAGAACGAGCCGCGCAAGCAGCTGCTGGACCTGCTGCGCTCCGAGCACCCCGGTGACGCAGGCATCGTCTACTGCCTGTCCCGCAAGTCGGTCGAGCAGACCGCGGAGTTCCTCGGCTCGCAGGGGATCGCCGCGCTCCCCTACCACGCGGGTCTCGACGCCGAGGTCCGCCGCCGCAACCAGTCCCGCTTCCTGCGCGACGACGGCCTGGTGATGGTCGCGACGATCGCCTTCGGCATGGGGATCGACAAGCCCGACGTCCGGTTCGTCGCGCACCTGGACCTGCCGAAGTCGGTCGAGGGCTACTACCAGGAGACCGGTCGTGCGGGCCGGGACGGCGAGCCGTCGACGGCGTGGCTGGCCTACGGGCTGGCCGACGTCGTCCAGCAACGGAAGATGATCGACGACGGCGAGGGCGACGCCGCGCACAAGCGGCGCCTGGCCCAGCACCTCGACGCGATGCTCGCGCTGTGCGAGACCACCGAGTGCCGCCGCGCGCAGCTGCTGCGCTACTTCGGGGAGAGGCCCGCCACCGAGGCGTGCGGCAACTGCGACACCTGCCTGACGCCGGTGTCGTCGTGGGACGGCACGGTCGCCGCGCAGAAGGTCCTCTCGACGGTGTGGCGGCTCAAGAAGGAGCGCAACCAGGAGTTCGGCGCCGGGCAGGTCGTCGACATCCTGCTCGGCAAGCGCACCCCGAAGGTGGACCAGCACCGCCACCACGAGCTGTCGGTGTTCGGCGTCGGCACCGAGCTGACCGACGTCGCGTGGCGCAACGTGCTGCGACAGCTGGTCGCGCGCGGGCTGCTGACCGTCGGCGGGACCTACTCGACGCTGCGGTTCACCGACGACTCCCCCGCCGCGATGCGCGGCGAGCAGAAGGTCATGCTGCGCACCGAGCCGGAGCGGACGGCGCGGTCGTCGCGGTCGCGGGGCGGGTCGAAGCCGGCGGTCGAGATGCCGGCCGAGGTCGCGCCGGTGTTCGAGCGGCTGCGGGCCTGGCGCGCGTCGGCGGCGAAGGAGCAGGGCGTGCCCGCCTACGTGATCTTCCACGACGCGACGCTGCGCGAGATCGCGACGCGGGCACCCGCCGACCGTGCCGCGCTGGGCACGATCTCCGGGATCGGCGAGGGCAAGCTCGCCCGGTACGGCGACCAGGTCATCGACGTCCTGCGCGGGGGTGACGACGGGTGA
- a CDS encoding gamma-glutamyl-gamma-aminobutyrate hydrolase family protein, with protein MRPLIGLTAYTERATYWIVDEEETVLLPRGYLDMVSAAGGIPVLLPPTADAPDAAVSCDGLLVTGGPDIGAGRYGAAPGPHDDDPRTERDAADLAAVRRAMELGIPVLGVCRGHQLLNVALGGTLHQHLPDVVAPEVAAAHSAGPGTYAPVGITTEPGSRIGELLGSGPVTVRCHHHQSIDRVADGLRVTARAGDVVEAVEARSGAWAMGVQSHPERSPDDLRLARALVDAARERRAAGPPPVRRAG; from the coding sequence GTGAGGCCACTGATCGGGCTGACCGCCTACACCGAGCGCGCCACCTACTGGATCGTCGACGAGGAGGAGACGGTCCTGCTCCCCCGCGGCTACCTCGACATGGTGTCCGCGGCGGGCGGGATCCCGGTGCTGCTGCCGCCGACCGCCGACGCCCCGGACGCCGCCGTGTCGTGCGACGGGCTGCTGGTCACCGGCGGGCCGGACATCGGCGCCGGCCGCTACGGCGCCGCACCCGGCCCGCACGACGACGACCCGCGCACCGAGCGCGACGCCGCCGACCTGGCCGCCGTCCGCCGGGCGATGGAGCTGGGCATCCCCGTGCTCGGGGTGTGCCGCGGGCACCAGCTGCTCAACGTGGCGCTCGGCGGGACGCTGCACCAGCACCTGCCCGACGTCGTCGCACCGGAGGTGGCTGCCGCGCACTCGGCCGGGCCCGGGACCTACGCGCCGGTCGGGATCACCACGGAGCCGGGGTCCCGGATCGGGGAGCTGCTCGGCTCCGGCCCGGTGACCGTCCGCTGCCACCACCACCAGTCGATCGACCGGGTCGCCGACGGCCTGCGGGTCACCGCCCGCGCCGGGGACGTCGTCGAGGCGGTGGAGGCCCGGTCCGGGGCCTGGGCGATGGGGGTGCAGTCGCACCCCGAGCGCAGCCCGGACGACCTGCGTCTGGCCCGGGCGCTCGTCGACGCGGCACGGGAGCGGCGGGCGGCCGGTCCCCCGCCGGTACGCCGGGCCGGGTGA
- a CDS encoding DinB family protein, translating to MPGITPTTTDIDWNAELSAQLTFHWETTLRPRLAGLTDEEYLWEPAPGAWSVRPRAESVASHSAGAGDLVVDFAFPEPDPAPVTTIAWRLAHVIVGVFGMRNHSHFGGPPVDYASHTYAGTADGALAQLDEVYRRWTEGVAALGAGGLARPCGPAEGPYADAPLATLVLHIHREVIHHGAEIALLRDLYRAGVTPG from the coding sequence GTGCCGGGCATAACGCCCACCACCACGGACATCGACTGGAACGCCGAGCTGAGCGCGCAGCTCACCTTCCACTGGGAGACCACGCTGCGGCCGCGGCTCGCGGGCCTCACCGACGAGGAGTACCTCTGGGAACCGGCGCCCGGTGCCTGGAGCGTCCGGCCGCGGGCGGAGTCCGTCGCGTCGCACAGCGCCGGGGCCGGTGACCTGGTCGTCGACTTCGCCTTCCCGGAGCCCGACCCGGCCCCGGTGACGACGATCGCCTGGCGGCTCGCCCACGTGATCGTCGGGGTGTTCGGCATGCGGAACCACTCGCACTTCGGCGGGCCGCCGGTCGACTACGCCTCGCACACCTACGCCGGCACCGCCGACGGCGCGCTCGCCCAGCTCGACGAGGTGTACCGCCGCTGGACCGAGGGGGTGGCGGCGCTGGGGGCCGGCGGCCTGGCCCGGCCGTGCGGGCCCGCGGAGGGGCCGTACGCGGACGCGCCGCTGGCGACGCTCGTCCTGCACATCCACCGCGAGGTGATCCACCACGGCGCGGAGATCGCGCTGCTGCGCGACCTGTACCGGGCGGGGGTCACCCCCGGCTGA
- a CDS encoding ATP-binding domain-containing protein, giving the protein MLYEQLEDRRRDTATRLAATLRDETVGTPQALTQRDAAAALLADKLAALRAAEHGLAFGRLDTDAGETRYVGRIGLLDEQNEYEPLLMDWRAPAARPFYTATAANPEEMRRRRHLRTRLREVVAIDDEPLNLSDMDAEERARAGSGLTSEAALLAAVSEARTGRMGDIVATIQGEQDRIIRSKPSGVLVVQGGPGTGKTAVALHRAAYLLYTHRDRLARRGVLVVGPNPTFLRYIGQVLPSLGETSVVLGTVAQLYPGLDARREEDPATAELKGRADLAPVVAAAVRDRQQVPRRPIELVVEQQRVVLDRDTVTQARTRARRSRKPHNEARRTFRKELLRLLAQQVARRVGAELLDRRDIDDIRDELAESPDVRREMEELWPTLSPEQLLSDLFADRKRLNSVARRIPAEQRRLLERDAPGDDVPYDRRWTPADVALLDEAAELLGDDGAAQAAAEAAALREEVEYAQGVLDVLDLEEDLDPELLRATDIIDADRLAERMQVSRYDSTADRAAADREWTYGHVIIDEAQELSAMAWRMVMRRAPARSMTLVGDIAQTGDRGGAGSWDEVLSPFVARRWRLEQLTVNYRTPSEIADVADDVLAEIDASLEPPSSVRSTGEPPWAAPLPETGADEVLVDRVTAERDAVGDGRTAVLVPSARLEPVRAALAAAGVTDPEADTEELDTAVVVLPVTAAKGLEFDAVLVVEPQEMLDESPRGLNDLHVAITRATQRLGVLYSGQLPPVLKRISRG; this is encoded by the coding sequence ATGCTCTACGAGCAGCTCGAGGACCGGCGTCGCGACACCGCGACGCGGCTCGCCGCGACCCTGCGCGACGAGACCGTCGGCACCCCGCAGGCGCTGACCCAGCGTGACGCCGCGGCCGCGCTGCTCGCCGACAAGCTGGCCGCGCTGCGTGCGGCCGAGCACGGCCTCGCGTTCGGCCGGCTCGACACCGACGCGGGCGAGACCCGCTACGTCGGCCGGATCGGCCTGCTCGACGAGCAGAACGAGTACGAGCCGCTGCTGATGGACTGGCGCGCGCCGGCGGCGCGGCCGTTCTACACCGCGACGGCGGCGAACCCGGAGGAGATGCGGCGGCGCCGGCACCTGCGGACCCGGCTGCGCGAGGTCGTCGCGATCGACGACGAGCCGCTCAACCTGTCCGACATGGACGCCGAGGAGCGCGCCCGTGCCGGGTCCGGCCTCACGAGCGAGGCCGCGCTGCTGGCCGCCGTGTCGGAGGCCCGCACCGGGCGGATGGGCGACATCGTCGCGACGATCCAGGGCGAGCAGGACCGGATCATCCGCTCCAAGCCGTCCGGGGTGCTCGTCGTGCAGGGCGGCCCGGGTACCGGCAAGACGGCCGTCGCGCTGCACCGCGCGGCGTACCTGCTCTACACCCACCGGGACCGGCTGGCGCGGCGCGGCGTGCTCGTCGTCGGGCCGAACCCGACGTTCCTGCGCTACATCGGGCAGGTGCTGCCGTCGCTGGGCGAGACCTCGGTCGTCCTCGGCACCGTCGCGCAGCTCTACCCGGGACTGGACGCCCGCCGCGAGGAGGACCCCGCCACCGCGGAGCTGAAGGGCCGGGCCGACCTCGCACCGGTGGTCGCCGCAGCCGTCCGGGACCGCCAGCAGGTGCCGCGCCGGCCGATCGAGCTCGTCGTCGAGCAGCAGCGGGTCGTACTCGACCGCGACACCGTCACCCAGGCCCGCACCCGGGCCCGGCGGTCCCGCAAGCCGCACAACGAGGCCCGCCGCACGTTCCGCAAGGAGCTGCTGCGGCTGCTGGCCCAGCAGGTCGCCCGCCGGGTCGGGGCGGAGCTGCTGGACCGGCGCGACATCGACGACATCCGCGACGAGCTCGCCGAGTCGCCGGACGTCCGGCGCGAGATGGAGGAGCTCTGGCCGACCCTGTCGCCGGAGCAGCTGCTCAGCGACCTGTTCGCGGACCGCAAGCGGCTCAACTCGGTCGCCCGGCGGATCCCGGCCGAGCAGCGGCGGCTCCTGGAGCGCGACGCCCCGGGCGACGACGTCCCCTACGACCGGCGCTGGACGCCCGCGGACGTGGCGCTGCTCGACGAGGCCGCCGAGCTGCTCGGCGACGACGGCGCCGCCCAGGCCGCGGCGGAGGCCGCCGCGCTCCGGGAGGAGGTCGAGTACGCGCAGGGCGTGCTCGACGTCCTCGATCTGGAGGAGGACCTCGACCCGGAGCTGCTGCGCGCGACCGACATCATCGACGCCGACCGGCTCGCCGAGCGGATGCAGGTGTCGCGGTACGACTCGACCGCCGACCGGGCCGCGGCGGACCGGGAGTGGACCTACGGGCACGTGATCATCGACGAGGCCCAGGAGCTGTCCGCGATGGCCTGGCGGATGGTGATGCGCCGCGCGCCCGCCCGCTCGATGACGCTGGTCGGGGACATCGCGCAGACCGGCGACCGGGGCGGAGCCGGGTCCTGGGACGAGGTGCTGTCGCCGTTCGTGGCCCGCCGCTGGCGGCTGGAGCAGCTGACGGTGAACTACCGGACGCCGTCGGAGATCGCCGACGTCGCCGACGACGTGCTCGCCGAGATCGACGCCTCGCTGGAACCGCCGTCGTCGGTCCGCTCGACGGGGGAGCCGCCGTGGGCGGCACCGCTCCCGGAGACCGGGGCCGACGAGGTGCTGGTGGACCGGGTGACGGCCGAGCGCGACGCCGTCGGCGACGGCCGGACCGCGGTGCTGGTGCCGTCGGCGCGCCTGGAGCCGGTGCGGGCGGCGCTCGCCGCGGCCGGGGTGACCGATCCGGAGGCGGACACCGAGGAGCTGGACACGGCCGTCGTCGTGCTGCCTGTGACGGCGGCGAAGGGCCTGGAGTTCGACGCGGTGCTCGTCGTCGAGCCGCAGGAGATGCTCGACGAGTCCCCGCGCGGCCTGAACGACCTCCACGTCGCGATCACCCGGGCGACGCAGCGGCTCGGCGTCCTGTACTCCGGCCAGCTGCCGCCGGTGCTGAAGCGGATCAGCCGGGGGTGA
- a CDS encoding glycoside hydrolase family 65 protein: protein MKPDHLPTFTTEPWVIREPRLDLGAMGQTESVFALSNGHIGLRGNLDEGEPHVLPGTYLNSFYEVRPLPYAEGGYGYPESGQTIINTTNGKLIRLLVDDEPFDLRYGSLRKHERVLDMQAGTLQRDVEWESPAGRAVRVRSTRLVSLTQRAIAAISYEVEVVHAGDDDNGEGALLVLQSELVANEQLPGRNGDDPRLDSALDNVLEPEQSRAGDAGATLVHRTRQSGLRCGAAMEHEVFGPDGVEVTTDANEDLARTTIIARVKPGETLRVVKYLSYGWSSRRSLPAVYDQVRAAIAAARYTGWDGLVREQREYLDDFWATADVEIDGDAELQQAVRLATFHILQAGARAERRCIPAKGLTADGYDGHTFWDTETFCLQVLSFVAPDAAADALRWRKSILPLAFERAETLGLKGAAFPWRTIRGQECSGYWPAGTAAFHINADIADAVKRHVHATGDTTFELEVGLELLVATARLWRSLGHHDSAGNFRIDGVTGPDEYSSIADNNVYTNLMAQQNLRYAAEVAAKHPRSASRLGVDSEEIASWRDAAGAMLIPFDERLGVHPQSEGFTDHQRWNFEDTPAERYPLLLNYPYFDLYRKQVIKQADLVLAMQIFPDSFTDEQKRRNFAYYEGITVRDSSLSACTQSVMAARTGHLELAHQYLAEAALVDMQDLAGNTDHGMHIASMAGTWTAVVLGFGGMRCEADGLSFAPVLPPSLSRISFGLKWQGRRLRVTITPDEVEYQLHDGAPMRLRHHDEPIALDGETPVTAPTPTPDWVEPVEQPYGRAPRQRA, encoded by the coding sequence GTGAAGCCCGACCACCTGCCCACGTTCACCACCGAGCCGTGGGTGATCCGCGAGCCGCGCCTGGACCTCGGCGCGATGGGCCAGACCGAGTCGGTCTTCGCGCTGTCCAACGGGCACATCGGCCTGCGCGGCAACCTCGACGAGGGTGAGCCGCACGTCCTCCCCGGGACCTACCTGAACTCGTTCTACGAGGTCCGCCCGCTGCCCTACGCCGAGGGCGGCTACGGCTACCCGGAGTCCGGGCAGACGATCATCAACACGACCAACGGCAAGCTGATCCGCCTGCTGGTCGACGATGAGCCGTTCGACCTGCGCTACGGCTCCCTCCGCAAGCACGAGCGGGTGCTCGACATGCAGGCCGGGACCCTGCAGCGGGACGTGGAGTGGGAGTCCCCGGCCGGGCGCGCGGTGCGGGTGCGCTCCACCCGGCTGGTGTCGCTGACCCAGCGCGCGATCGCGGCGATCTCCTACGAGGTCGAGGTGGTCCACGCCGGGGACGACGACAACGGCGAGGGCGCGCTGCTGGTCCTGCAGTCCGAGCTGGTCGCGAACGAGCAGCTGCCCGGCCGCAACGGCGACGACCCGCGGCTGGACAGCGCCCTGGACAACGTCCTGGAGCCCGAGCAGTCCCGGGCCGGTGACGCCGGGGCGACGCTGGTGCACCGCACCCGCCAGTCCGGCCTGCGGTGCGGCGCCGCGATGGAGCACGAGGTCTTCGGGCCGGACGGCGTCGAGGTCACCACCGACGCCAACGAGGACCTCGCCCGGACGACGATCATCGCGAGGGTCAAGCCGGGCGAGACGCTGCGGGTGGTCAAGTACCTGTCCTACGGCTGGTCGTCGCGGCGCAGCCTGCCCGCGGTGTACGACCAGGTGCGTGCGGCGATCGCCGCCGCCCGCTACACCGGCTGGGACGGACTCGTCCGCGAGCAGCGCGAGTACCTCGACGACTTCTGGGCCACCGCCGACGTCGAGATCGACGGCGACGCCGAGCTGCAGCAGGCGGTCCGGCTCGCCACGTTCCACATCCTGCAGGCCGGTGCCCGTGCCGAGCGGCGCTGCATCCCGGCCAAGGGCCTCACCGCCGACGGCTACGACGGCCACACCTTCTGGGACACCGAGACGTTCTGCCTGCAGGTGCTGTCGTTCGTCGCGCCGGACGCGGCGGCCGACGCGCTGCGCTGGCGCAAGTCCATCCTCCCGCTGGCGTTCGAGCGTGCCGAGACCCTGGGCCTCAAGGGCGCGGCGTTCCCGTGGCGGACGATCCGCGGCCAGGAGTGCTCGGGCTACTGGCCGGCGGGCACGGCGGCGTTCCACATCAACGCCGACATCGCCGACGCGGTGAAGCGGCACGTGCACGCGACCGGCGACACCACGTTCGAGCTCGAGGTCGGGCTGGAGCTGCTGGTCGCGACCGCCCGGCTGTGGCGCTCGCTCGGCCACCACGACTCGGCCGGCAACTTCCGGATCGACGGCGTCACCGGCCCGGACGAGTACTCCTCGATCGCGGACAACAACGTCTACACCAACCTCATGGCGCAGCAGAACCTGCGCTACGCGGCCGAGGTCGCCGCCAAGCACCCGCGTTCGGCGTCCCGGCTGGGCGTCGACTCCGAGGAGATCGCGTCCTGGCGGGACGCGGCGGGCGCGATGCTGATCCCGTTCGACGAGCGGCTCGGCGTGCACCCGCAGTCCGAGGGCTTCACCGACCACCAGCGGTGGAACTTCGAGGACACCCCGGCCGAGCGGTACCCGCTGCTGCTGAACTACCCGTACTTCGACCTGTACCGCAAGCAGGTGATCAAGCAGGCCGATCTCGTCCTGGCCATGCAGATCTTCCCGGACTCCTTCACCGACGAGCAGAAGCGCCGCAACTTCGCCTACTACGAGGGCATCACGGTGCGGGACTCGTCGCTGTCGGCGTGCACCCAGTCGGTGATGGCGGCCCGCACCGGGCACCTGGAGCTGGCCCACCAGTACCTCGCCGAGGCCGCCCTGGTGGACATGCAGGACCTGGCGGGCAACACCGACCACGGGATGCACATCGCCTCGATGGCCGGCACCTGGACCGCGGTCGTGCTCGGCTTCGGCGGGATGCGCTGCGAGGCCGACGGGCTGTCGTTCGCGCCGGTGCTGCCGCCGTCGCTGTCCCGGATCTCGTTCGGGCTGAAGTGGCAGGGCCGCAGGCTGCGGGTGACGATCACGCCGGACGAGGTCGAGTACCAGCTGCACGACGGCGCCCCGATGCGTCTGCGGCACCACGACGAGCCGATCGCGCTCGACGGGGAGACCCCGGTGACGGCGCCGACGCCGACCCCGGACTGGGTGGAGCCGGTCGAGCAGCCCTACGGGCGGGCCCCGCGCCAGCGCGCCTGA